A genomic segment from Lignipirellula cremea encodes:
- a CDS encoding OmpA/MotB family protein: MDDGDDVMGIPEWVVTFGDMMSLLLTFFIMLVSLSEIKQEDKYQAMLASLHAQFGYASSMDSVLPGDAKPRNSPVEKIKSMGRANRKDTMNGGDKVKAPVGDNPRVQMVRQGDETGIGAVVFFSLGSTVLTQPGEQSLTLLTPEIAGKPQHVEIRGHVSRRPLPPDAAPVSPWDLAYERAKTVMRYLVDEEQIDRERIRISVAGPNEPLKIVSGSSEDLTNDRVEVYLLDSLVSETQGDPDQRDSRFVD; this comes from the coding sequence ATGGACGACGGCGACGATGTAATGGGGATTCCCGAATGGGTCGTTACCTTTGGCGATATGATGTCGCTGCTGCTAACGTTCTTTATCATGCTGGTCTCCCTCAGCGAAATCAAACAGGAAGACAAATACCAGGCCATGCTGGCCTCGCTGCATGCGCAGTTTGGCTACGCCAGCTCCATGGACAGCGTGCTGCCGGGCGACGCCAAACCGCGCAACTCGCCGGTTGAAAAAATCAAGTCGATGGGCCGCGCCAATCGGAAAGACACCATGAACGGCGGCGACAAAGTCAAAGCGCCCGTCGGCGATAATCCCCGCGTGCAGATGGTTCGCCAGGGGGACGAAACGGGGATCGGCGCCGTGGTGTTCTTCAGCCTGGGCTCCACCGTGCTGACCCAACCGGGCGAGCAGTCCCTCACGCTGTTGACCCCGGAGATTGCCGGCAAGCCGCAGCATGTGGAGATCCGCGGCCACGTGTCCCGCCGTCCGCTGCCCCCCGATGCGGCGCCGGTCAGCCCCTGGGACCTGGCGTATGAACGGGCCAAAACAGTCATGCGGTATCTGGTCGATGAGGAACAAATCGACCGGGAACGCATTCGCATCTCGGTGGCCGGACCGAACGAGCCGCTGAAAATCGTCAGCGGATCGTCGGAAGATCTGACCAACGACCGGGTCGAAGTGTACCTGCTTGACTCGCTCGTCAGCGAAACCCAGGGCGATCCCGATCAACGCGATAGCCGCTTCGTCGATTAA
- a CDS encoding motility protein A, translating to MDISSVVGLVLAFGLILASIMMGSAPFSAFIDIPSGLVVIGGAIAATMMCFPLKIMLGSPMAMMKVFLNKPQNPGSLIETLVSLAETARRDGLLALEGRVEEIDNTFIKMGVQMAVDGTQPDVIEAIMRTEMESINGRHKDNKAVLDQLGRFAPAYGMIGTLMGLIMMLSDMSDPSGIGAGMAVALITTLYGAIVSNVMFMPWAEKLNILNKQELTSLEIVIRGILSIQSGENPRVIQQKLETFLPPKARASKEGA from the coding sequence ATGGACATTTCCAGTGTGGTCGGCCTGGTGCTCGCCTTTGGGCTGATCCTGGCCTCCATCATGATGGGCTCCGCGCCGTTTTCGGCGTTTATTGATATTCCTTCGGGTCTGGTCGTTATCGGCGGCGCTATCGCCGCCACGATGATGTGCTTCCCGTTGAAAATCATGCTGGGTTCGCCCATGGCTATGATGAAGGTGTTCCTCAACAAGCCGCAAAACCCGGGCAGCCTGATTGAAACCCTGGTCAGCCTGGCCGAAACGGCTCGTCGCGACGGCCTGCTCGCGCTGGAAGGCCGCGTCGAAGAGATCGACAACACGTTTATCAAAATGGGCGTGCAGATGGCGGTCGACGGCACCCAGCCCGACGTGATCGAAGCGATCATGCGGACCGAAATGGAGTCGATCAACGGCCGCCACAAAGATAACAAAGCAGTCCTCGATCAGCTGGGACGGTTTGCTCCGGCTTACGGCATGATCGGGACCCTGATGGGGCTGATTATGATGCTCAGCGACATGTCGGATCCGTCCGGTATTGGCGCCGGTATGGCGGTCGCTCTGATCACCACGTTGTACGGGGCCATTGTGTCGAACGTTATGTTCATGCCGTGGGCCGAGAAACTCAATATTCTCAACAAGCAGGAACTCACCAGCCTGGAGATTGTGATCCGCGGCATTTTGTCGATCCAGTCCGGCGAGAACCCGCGCGTGATCCAGCAGAAGCTGGAAACCTTCCTCCCGCCCAAAGCCCGGGCAAGTAAAGAAGGAGCCTGA